The proteins below come from a single Eucalyptus grandis isolate ANBG69807.140 chromosome 3, ASM1654582v1, whole genome shotgun sequence genomic window:
- the LOC108958043 gene encoding uncharacterized protein LOC108958043: MASTSAVSMATPLTRGSPPKLPSSDAFVKPLPVVVRPSRAVGASAKFQVRASLKEKAIAGATAAALTASMLVPEAAEAAVSPSLKNFLLSIVAGGVVLGAIIGAVVGVSNFDPVKRT; the protein is encoded by the coding sequence ATGGCTTCCACCTCCGCCGTCTCGATGGCCACGCCGCTGACTCGCGGCAGCCCCCCGAAGCTGCCGAGCTCCGACGCCTTCGTCAAGCCGTTGCCCGTGGTGGTCAGGCCGTCGCGGGCGGTCGGGGCCTCGGCCAAGTTCCAGGTGCGCGCGTCGCTGAAGGAGAAGGCTATCGCCGGCGCCACGGCGGCCGCCCTGACGGCGTCCATGTTGGTgccggaggcggcggaggcggctgTCTCGCCATCGCTCAAGAACTTCCTGCTCAGCATCGTCGCCGGGGGAGTCGTGCTCGGGGCAATCATCGGCGCGGTGGTCGGGGTCAGCAATTTCGATCCAGTCAAGAGAACCTGA
- the LOC104439012 gene encoding mechanosensitive ion channel protein 10 gives MEMEESVGNSKSNSRLSFKTSKDGSKQEKEEVIDMDKLHRINQEKVSAWTMKGLIDVISGSRLSMGDLNRGDDDEEGEKQQTEISSEWGAKAAAYQIFRNVAKPGYKYIEEEDLLRFMKKADVDNALLLFEGAAETAKITRSSLKKWLVKVYEERKSLAHSLNDTKTAIEELNRLASGVVFIVIIIVWFLAMGLLTTQVLLFISSQLLVVVFVFGNTAKAVFEAIIFVFVMHPFDVGDRCVIDGVQMVVEEMNILTTVFLRYDNEKIYYPNSVLATKPISNFYRSPEMSDSMEFAVDFSTSIESIGDMKAKIKAYLESKPQYWRPGHSVLVKEIEDVNKMKMGLYVTHTINFQKSGDRNSRRCELVLELKKIFEELGIKYRLLPQEIRLSNIGSPLASAAAGPT, from the exons ATGGAAATGGAGGAAAGTGTTGGGAATTCAAAGAGCAATAGCCGGTTAAGTTTCAAGACTTCAAAGGATGGATCGAAACAGGAGAAAGAGGAAGTGATCGATATGGATAAGCTACACAGGATTAACCAAGAGAAGGTCTCGGCGTGGACAATGAAAGGGTTGATCGACGTGATTAGCGGGTCTAGGCTATCCATGGGCGACCTCAACCGCGGGGATGATGACGAGGAGGGAGAGAAACAACAGACTGAGATCAGTAGTGAGTGGGGTGCTAAAGCTGCTGCTTATCAGATATTCAGAAACGTAGCTAAGCCCGGATACAA GTACATTGAGGAAGAGGACCTCTTGCGCTTCATGAAAAAGGCGGATGTCGACAATGCGCTTCTGTTGTTTGAAGGAGCAGCAGAAACCGCAAAGATCACCAGGTCATCGCTGAAAAAGTGGTTG GTGAAGGTTTACGAAGAACGCAAGTCGCTGGCTCATTCCTTAAACGATACGAAGACCGCCATTGAAGAGCTGAACAGGCTCGCATCTGGGGTTGTGTTCATAGTGATCATCATAGTCTGGTTTTTGGCGATGGGACTTTTGACAACCCAAGTGCTCCTGTTCATCTCATCACAGCTTCTCGTGGTGGTGTTCGTATTCGGTAACACTGCAAAGGCTGTTTTTGAAGCAATCATATTTGTATTTGTGATGCATCCGTTTGACGTGGGTGATCGTTGCGTAATCGATGGAGTTCAG ATGGTGGTTGAAGAAATGAACATCTTGACAACAGTCTTCCTGAGATATGACAACGAAAAGATTTACTATCCGAATTCAGTTCTGGCAACAAAACCCATCAGCAACTTCTACAGGAGTCCGGAGATGAGCGATTCCATGGAATTTGCCGTCGATTTCTCCACTTCAATTGAGAGCATCGGAGATATGAAAGCTAAAATAAAAGC GTATCTGGAGAGCAAGCCTCAGTACTGGCGTCCCGGCCACAGCGTCTTGGTCAAGGAGATTGAAGATGTGAACAAGATGAAGATGGGTCTCTATGTCACTCACACCATAAATTTTCAGAAATCCGGGGATCGCAATAGCAGGAGATGTGAGCTGGTTCTGGAGCTCAAGAAGATATTCGAGGAGCTCGGGATTAAATACCGCCTGCTGCCTCAGGAAATCCGCCTCAGCAACATCGGCTCGCCACTAGCCTCAGCTGCAGCCGGTCCGACCTGA